A single Phaenicophaeus curvirostris isolate KB17595 chromosome 26, BPBGC_Pcur_1.0, whole genome shotgun sequence DNA region contains:
- the LOC138731032 gene encoding feather keratin Cos1-2-like: MSCYNPCQPCQPCGPCPLASSCNECCVWQCQSSTVAIEPSPVVVTLPGPILSSFPQNTVVGSSTSAAVGSILSSQGVPINSGGFGLSGIAGRYCGRRYVL, encoded by the coding sequence ATGTCCTGCTACAAcccgtgccagccctgccagccctgcggcccgtgcccactggccagcagctgcaatgagtgctgtgtGTGGCAGTGCCAGAGCTCCACCGTCGCCATCGAGCCCTCTCccgtggtggtgaccctgcctggccccatcctcagctccttccctcagaaCACCGTTGTGggctcctccacctccgctgctgttggcagcatcctcagctctcaGGGAGTGCCCATCAACTCCGGGGGCTTTGGCCTCTCTGGCATTGCTGGCCGCTACTGTGGCAGGAGGTACGTCCTGTGA